The genomic region ACAATAAAGAAGCAGCAACGTTCTTCATTGCACGAATGCCTTCAGCTACGGCGGGGATTGGGGTGCCCAGGGAGTTGTACATTTCACGAACGCCCACCAAACCGATTTCTTCGATTGGGGTAACATCGCCAGCTACGATTCCGTAGGTAACCAGACGCAGGTAGTAGTCTAGGTCGCGCAGACAGGTAGCGGTCATTTCTTCACCGTAAGCATTGCCGCCGGGAGAAACAACGTCGGGGCGTTTTTGGAACAGTTGGTCGCCAGCTTGCTTGACGATGCGCTCGCGAGAGTCAGTCAGAGTTTGAGCGATACGTAGACGACGTTCGCCACTGGTAACGAAGCTCTTGATCCGATCTAATTCACCGGGGCTGAGATAGCGAGCCTCAGCATCAGCATTCACGATTGATTTCGTGACAATACTCAT from Leptolyngbyaceae cyanobacterium harbors:
- the apcA gene encoding allophycocyanin subunit alpha encodes the protein MSIVTKSIVNADAEARYLSPGELDRIKSFVTSGERRLRIAQTLTDSRERIVKQAGDQLFQKRPDVVSPGGNAYGEEMTATCLRDLDYYLRLVTYGIVAGDVTPIEEIGLVGVREMYNSLGTPIPAVAEGIRAMKNVAASLLSAEDSSEAGSYFDYVIGAMQ